The proteins below are encoded in one region of Deltaproteobacteria bacterium:
- a CDS encoding branched-chain amino acid ABC transporter permease translates to MEKNGRSIFIVTAVGAALALFPLLRPDAYYLSALFSLFMYAALACGWNIFGGYTGYNNFGHAAFFGIGAYTSALLLLKWGLSPFYTAILGGLLASLCAVIIGYPCLRLRGPYFVLVTLCLGLSARLVVINVEFTGSSTGLYLPFLKVGMFANRVIFYEIMLALTFVTILIAIWIEKSKYGLGLRSIYQDEDSAETQGVDATQLKIMAFALSAFLAGVTGGIYAYYRSYIHPDFIFDIGISVLVVLMALLGGPTTWLGPVIGAAIVVVINEVLTAHANIGAEFSRIIYGLLLVLVIMYLPHGLVGLFKNKGTKDS, encoded by the coding sequence ATGGAGAAGAACGGACGCTCAATATTCATCGTGACCGCTGTGGGTGCGGCCCTGGCCCTTTTCCCGCTCCTTCGACCGGATGCCTACTATCTGTCGGCCCTTTTCAGCCTTTTTATGTATGCCGCCCTGGCCTGCGGCTGGAATATATTCGGCGGATACACGGGCTACAACAACTTCGGTCATGCCGCTTTTTTCGGCATCGGGGCCTATACCAGCGCCCTGCTCCTCCTCAAATGGGGGCTTTCCCCTTTCTATACCGCCATCCTTGGGGGGCTGCTCGCATCTCTTTGCGCGGTGATCATCGGCTATCCCTGTCTCAGGCTGAGAGGACCCTATTTTGTTCTCGTGACCCTCTGTCTCGGTTTGTCGGCCCGGCTGGTAGTGATCAATGTGGAATTTACCGGCTCATCGACCGGGCTCTACCTGCCCTTTCTGAAGGTGGGCATGTTCGCCAACCGGGTAATCTTCTATGAAATCATGCTGGCCCTCACCTTTGTGACCATCCTCATCGCCATCTGGATAGAGAAATCCAAATACGGTCTTGGATTGCGATCCATCTATCAGGATGAAGACAGTGCCGAGACCCAGGGGGTCGATGCCACCCAATTGAAGATCATGGCCTTTGCCCTGAGCGCCTTTCTGGCCGGCGTTACCGGGGGGATCTATGCCTATTACCGGAGTTACATTCATCCGGATTTTATCTTTGACATCGGAATTTCGGTACTGGTGGTGCTCATGGCCCTGCTCGGAGGACCAACTACCTGGCTGGGACCGGTCATCGGGGCCGCCATTGTCGTGGTCATCAACGAAGTGTTAACGGCCCACGCCAACATCGGGGCCGAGTTTTCCCGCATCATCTACGGGCTGTTGCTGGTCCTGGTGATCATGTATCTGCCCCATGGGCTGGTCGGGCTTTTTAAGAATAAGGGGACCAAAGATAGTTGA